From the Candidatus Stygibacter australis genome, one window contains:
- the folK gene encoding 2-amino-4-hydroxy-6-hydroxymethyldihydropteridine diphosphokinase, with amino-acid sequence MKVYVGLGSNMGDRKGYLTKAKDMLKTHANIKILKESEILETVPYGITDQADFLNQVILIETELSANDVLGVCRKVEIESGRMRTRKWGPRTIDIDILFYEGQVIDTNELIIPHADLHNRKFVLESMLELAPEFIHPVLGESIQEIYNKLESEK; translated from the coding sequence ATGAAAGTATATGTAGGTTTGGGCAGCAATATGGGAGATCGTAAAGGATATCTGACAAAAGCAAAGGATATGCTGAAAACCCATGCTAATATTAAAATATTGAAAGAGAGTGAAATATTGGAAACAGTTCCTTACGGCATTACTGATCAGGCAGATTTTTTGAATCAGGTGATTTTGATTGAAACTGAACTTTCTGCAAATGATGTATTAGGAGTATGCCGGAAAGTGGAGATTGAATCGGGTAGAATGAGAACCAGAAAATGGGGACCTCGCACAATAGATATCGATATTTTGTTTTATGAAGGTCAGGTGATCGATACGAATGAGCTGATAATACCTCATGCAGATCTTCATAATCGGAAATTCGTTTTGGAATCAATGCTTGAACTGGCACCTGAGTTTATTCACCCTGTTTTAGGTGAAAGCATTCAGGAAATATATAATAAATTAGAAAGCGAGAAGTAA
- a CDS encoding NTP transferase domain-containing protein has translation MRTAAIILAAGKGTRMRSDLPKVVFEIDGVPMINRVINTAKEMESERIIVVIGYKKEVVKAVVPEDERIRFAIQDPQNGTGHAIMVCRDQIQDFEGLIFILYGDVPLLTSATLQKMYEVHQREKSACTVLTAIMDDPLQYGRILRDETGDFTKIVEHKDATYDERKVKEINTGIYCYNSLDLLWSISQLKNDNSQGEYYLTDTLEILKDTGKHISTVTLTDNVEASGVNSPEQLKELEQELKIMEKNQEND, from the coding sequence ATGAGAACAGCAGCAATAATTCTGGCAGCAGGAAAAGGTACAAGAATGCGCAGCGATCTTCCCAAAGTGGTATTTGAGATTGATGGAGTGCCCATGATCAATCGCGTGATCAATACTGCTAAGGAAATGGAAAGTGAACGCATAATAGTTGTGATTGGTTATAAAAAAGAAGTAGTAAAGGCAGTGGTCCCAGAGGATGAACGCATCAGATTTGCAATTCAGGATCCTCAAAATGGTACAGGGCATGCGATCATGGTTTGCCGAGATCAAATTCAGGATTTTGAAGGTCTGATCTTCATACTTTATGGGGATGTGCCATTATTAACATCAGCTACTTTACAGAAGATGTATGAAGTGCATCAGCGGGAAAAATCAGCCTGCACGGTACTTACTGCTATTATGGATGATCCTTTGCAGTATGGAAGAATACTAAGAGATGAAACAGGTGATTTTACAAAAATTGTAGAACATAAAGATGCTACTTATGATGAACGCAAAGTGAAAGAGATAAATACCGGGATATATTGTTATAATTCTCTTGATCTATTGTGGAGCATATCACAACTAAAGAATGATAATAGCCAGGGGGAGTATTATTTAACTGATACTCTGGAAATATTGAAAGACACAGGAAAACACATTTCTACAGTGACCCTCACTGACAATGTGGAGGCAAGTGGAGTGAATTCTCCTGAGCAATTGAAAGAGCTAGAGCAAGAATTGAAAATAATGGAGAAGAATCAGGAAAATGACTGA
- a CDS encoding HIT domain-containing protein → MTDILYSPWRMDYINSQKEEGCIFCLEHPEAEDEMHLILYRSDYSFVIMNLYPYNNGHLMVVPRRHTSNLLSLEESERNDLFELVQKTTGIIHKYYHPDGLNIGMNIGKAAGAGIDEHIHVHIVPRWTGDVNFMTSASGVRVIPEKFENAYQRLKEQFDKLND, encoded by the coding sequence ATGACTGATATATTATATTCACCATGGCGAATGGATTATATAAACTCACAGAAGGAAGAAGGCTGTATATTCTGTCTTGAACATCCAGAAGCCGAAGATGAAATGCATTTGATCCTGTACAGAAGTGATTATTCCTTTGTGATAATGAATTTGTATCCATATAATAATGGACATCTGATGGTTGTTCCCAGGCGTCACACATCCAACCTGTTGAGTTTGGAGGAATCTGAAAGAAATGACCTTTTTGAACTTGTGCAGAAAACAACAGGCATCATTCATAAATATTATCATCCTGATGGGTTAAATATCGGGATGAATATAGGTAAAGCGGCTGGAGCAGGTATTGATGAACATATTCATGTGCACATTGTGCCCCGCTGGACAGGGGATGTAAATTTTATGACGAGTGCAAGTGGAGTACGCGTTATACCTGAGAAATTTGAGAATGCATACCAACGATTAAAGGAACAATTTGACAAGCTCAATGACTGA
- a CDS encoding LytR C-terminal domain-containing protein, which translates to MTEKKLTEEKKVNSKKGAITVSICFAVAMIIVMIYILFPESSEIVEMEDDYKPSINILVRNGCGVSGLAQRVSQALLYNDITVIDWENISNMQCEYEETMLVVRQEGKDVEKKLNYLKSKTGITKVTRAVKDNAKAEFELILGKDYILYFK; encoded by the coding sequence ATGACTGAAAAAAAATTGACTGAGGAAAAGAAAGTAAATAGCAAAAAGGGAGCGATAACTGTCTCGATCTGTTTTGCTGTTGCTATGATAATAGTGATGATCTATATTCTATTTCCCGAAAGCAGTGAAATTGTGGAAATGGAAGATGATTATAAACCAAGTATAAATATCCTGGTAAGAAATGGTTGTGGTGTGAGTGGTCTGGCACAAAGAGTATCACAGGCACTCCTGTATAATGACATCACAGTGATAGACTGGGAAAATATATCTAATATGCAATGCGAATATGAAGAGACCATGCTGGTTGTTCGCCAGGAAGGTAAAGATGTGGAAAAAAAGCTGAATTATCTAAAAAGCAAAACTGGAATTACAAAAGTAACCAGAGCTGTGAAGGATAATGCAAAAGCAGAATTTGAGTTGATCCTGGGTAAAGATTATATACTTTACTTTAAATAA
- the rsfS gene encoding ribosome silencing factor has protein sequence MEIKIEDTVKKITEWLEEKKAEMIKVYDVRSRSDYTDMIMVCEGSGDLHNRAIAQNVLDKAKEESIYVLGKEGMDNGTWILIDMVTIVVHVFDHETREYYDLEELWEVSDRVRKQKSVEDQTGKEN, from the coding sequence ATGGAAATTAAAATTGAAGATACTGTTAAGAAAATTACTGAATGGTTAGAAGAGAAAAAAGCTGAGATGATCAAAGTATATGATGTGAGAAGTAGAAGTGATTATACTGATATGATCATGGTCTGTGAAGGCTCTGGCGATCTGCATAACAGAGCAATAGCTCAAAATGTACTGGATAAAGCTAAAGAAGAGTCGATTTATGTTCTGGGTAAAGAAGGTATGGATAATGGTACCTGGATATTGATAGATATGGTTACTATAGTGGTTCATGTATTTGATCATGAAACCAGGGAATATTATGATTTAGAGGAATTGTGGGAAGTATCTGATCGAGTTCGAAAACAAAAATCAGTTGAAGATCAGACAGGGAAAGAGAATTAG